From Primulina tabacum isolate GXHZ01 chromosome 2, ASM2559414v2, whole genome shotgun sequence, one genomic window encodes:
- the LOC142536298 gene encoding mitogen-activated protein kinase 20-like isoform X1 yields the protein MDFFVLANLFAGFHGTQATYILFFKFQRIRGETLILTNISSTEMDFFSEYGDASRYKIQEVIGKGSYGVVCSAFDTHTGEKVAIKKIRDIFEHISDAARILREIKLLRLLQHPDIVEIKHIMLPPSRREFKDIYVVFELMESDLHQVIKANDDLTREHYQFFLYQLHRALKYIHTASVYHRDLKPKNILANANCKLKICDFGLARVAFSDTPTTIFWTDYVATRWYRAPELCGSFFSKYTPAIDIWSIGCIFAEVLTGKPLFPGKNVVHQLDLITDLLGTPSMDTISRVRNEKARRYLTSMRKKQPVSFAQKFPNADPLAIRLLERLLAFDPKDRPTAEEALGDPYFQGLAKVEREPSCPPISKMEFEFERRRVTKEDVRELIFREILEYHPQLLKDYINGIERTHFLYPSAVDQFKKQFAHLEENGGKSGQVIPLDRKHVSLPRSTIVHSNTIPPKEPLIIANAVDRRNGEELCSWNSRELDGLHSGSSRSLQPQQRIIQAKPVKVTVPVLPCEKGSAIKDTYDPRNLVRSTILPTQPPPLTYYYHRHGTGMPERSAAKTERELPSAHNKQIPNCSMASKLAADIALNIDSNPYYIARAGVTKVDHVEDRAVMIDTNLLQSKGQYSLLGAAAAATNMSAHRKVGGIQHGTARMYS from the exons ATGGACTTTTTTGTTCTAGCCAACCTCTTCGCAGGATTCCATGGCACACAAGCCACTTACATATTATTTTTCAAGTTTCAGAGAATAAGGGGTGAAACATTAATTTTGACTAATATT AGTTCAACAGAAATGGATTTCTTTTCAGAATATGGTGATGCAAGCAGGTACAAAATTCAGGAGGTCATAGGGAAAGGAAGCTATGGCGTTGTTTGCTCTGCATTCGACACTCATACTGGTGAAAAAGTGGCAATAAAGAAAATACGTGACATTTTTGAACACATTTCTGATGCTGCCCGGATTCTTCGAGAGATAAAGCTTTTAAGGCTTCTTCAACACCCTGACATTGTTGAAATTAAACACATTATGCTTCCACCTTCCAGAAGAGAATTCAAAGATATATATGTTGTTTTTGAGCTAATGGAATCTGATCTACATCAAGTCATTAAGGCTAATGATGATTTGACAAGGGAACATTATCAGTTTTTCCTTTACCAATTGCATCGTGCCCTTAAATACATCCATACTG CCAGTGTTTATCATCGAGATTTAAAACCGAAAAATATTCTGGCAAACGCAAATTGTAAACTCAAAATATGCGATTTTGGACTGGCAAGAGTTGCATTTAGTGACACTCCTACGACGATATTTTGGACG GATTATGTTGCTACAAGATGGTATAGGGCTCCAGAGTTGTGCGGGTCATTTTTCTCTAAG TATACTCCTGCTATTGACATATGGAGTATTGGCTGCATTTTTGCTGAAGTTTTGACTGGGAAGCCCCTTTTTCCTGGAAAGAATGTTGTTCACCAACTTGATCTGATAACTGATCTTCTCGGCACACCTTCAATGGATACCATTTCTCGA GTGCGTAATGAAAAGGCTAGGAGATATCTTACAAGCATGAGGAAGAAGCAACCTGTTTCCTTTGCGCAGAAATTTCCAAATGCTGATCCTTTGGCCATTCGACTATTGGAGAGGCTGCTTGCTTTTGATCCCAAGGACCGTCCAACTGCTGAAGAG GCACTAGGTGATCCTTATTTTCAGGGGTTGGCCAAAGTTGAGAGAGAACCGTCTTGCCCGCCAATTTCAAAGATGGAATTTGAATTTGAGAGGCGAAGGGTGACAAAGGAGGATGTGCGAGAGTTAATTTTCCGTGAGATACTAGAGTACCATCCTCAGCTGCTGAAGGATTACATTAACGGAATCGAGAGAACTCATTTTCTCTATCCTAG TGCTGTCGACCAATTTAAAAAGCAATTTGCTCATCTGGAAGAAAATGGTGGTAAAAGTGGACAGGTGATTCCACTTGACAGAAAGCATGTTTCTCTTCCTAG GTCTACTATTGTACATTCGAATACAATACCTCCTAAAGAGCCATTGATCATAGCAAATGCAGTAGATAGACGAAATGGTGAAGAGTTATGTAGCTGGAACTCTAGAGAGCTTGACGGGCTTCATAGTGGTTCATCAAGATCCTTACAACCACAACAAAGAATCATACAAG CTAAACCTGTGAAAGTTACCGTTCCTGTTTTGCCCTGCGAGAAAGGGAGTGCCATCAAAGATACCTACGATCCTAGAAATCTAGTTAGAAGTACAATCCTTCCCACCCAACCTCCTCCGTTAACTTACTATTACCATAGACACGGTACAGGAATGCCAGAAAGATCGGCAGCCAAGACAGAGAGAGAACTACCATCGGCACACAACAAACAAATACCAAACTGCAGTATGGCCTCCAAGTTAGCTGCCGATATAGCTTTAAACATAGATAGCAATCCATATTATATTGCTCGAGCAGGGGTGACTAAGGTGGACCATGTTGAGGATAGAGCTGTCATGATCGACACAAATCTGCTACAGTCGAAAGGTCAATACAGTTTGCTCggtgcagcagcagcagctacaAATATGTCTGCCCACAGAAAAGTTGGTGGGATTCAGCATGGTACGGCAAGGATGTACTCATGA
- the LOC142536298 gene encoding mitogen-activated protein kinase 20-like isoform X2 — MQPEHRKKSSTEMDFFSEYGDASRYKIQEVIGKGSYGVVCSAFDTHTGEKVAIKKIRDIFEHISDAARILREIKLLRLLQHPDIVEIKHIMLPPSRREFKDIYVVFELMESDLHQVIKANDDLTREHYQFFLYQLHRALKYIHTASVYHRDLKPKNILANANCKLKICDFGLARVAFSDTPTTIFWTDYVATRWYRAPELCGSFFSKYTPAIDIWSIGCIFAEVLTGKPLFPGKNVVHQLDLITDLLGTPSMDTISRVRNEKARRYLTSMRKKQPVSFAQKFPNADPLAIRLLERLLAFDPKDRPTAEEALGDPYFQGLAKVEREPSCPPISKMEFEFERRRVTKEDVRELIFREILEYHPQLLKDYINGIERTHFLYPSAVDQFKKQFAHLEENGGKSGQVIPLDRKHVSLPRSTIVHSNTIPPKEPLIIANAVDRRNGEELCSWNSRELDGLHSGSSRSLQPQQRIIQAKPVKVTVPVLPCEKGSAIKDTYDPRNLVRSTILPTQPPPLTYYYHRHGTGMPERSAAKTERELPSAHNKQIPNCSMASKLAADIALNIDSNPYYIARAGVTKVDHVEDRAVMIDTNLLQSKGQYSLLGAAAAATNMSAHRKVGGIQHGTARMYS, encoded by the exons ATGCAGCCGGAACACCGAAAGAAA AGTTCAACAGAAATGGATTTCTTTTCAGAATATGGTGATGCAAGCAGGTACAAAATTCAGGAGGTCATAGGGAAAGGAAGCTATGGCGTTGTTTGCTCTGCATTCGACACTCATACTGGTGAAAAAGTGGCAATAAAGAAAATACGTGACATTTTTGAACACATTTCTGATGCTGCCCGGATTCTTCGAGAGATAAAGCTTTTAAGGCTTCTTCAACACCCTGACATTGTTGAAATTAAACACATTATGCTTCCACCTTCCAGAAGAGAATTCAAAGATATATATGTTGTTTTTGAGCTAATGGAATCTGATCTACATCAAGTCATTAAGGCTAATGATGATTTGACAAGGGAACATTATCAGTTTTTCCTTTACCAATTGCATCGTGCCCTTAAATACATCCATACTG CCAGTGTTTATCATCGAGATTTAAAACCGAAAAATATTCTGGCAAACGCAAATTGTAAACTCAAAATATGCGATTTTGGACTGGCAAGAGTTGCATTTAGTGACACTCCTACGACGATATTTTGGACG GATTATGTTGCTACAAGATGGTATAGGGCTCCAGAGTTGTGCGGGTCATTTTTCTCTAAG TATACTCCTGCTATTGACATATGGAGTATTGGCTGCATTTTTGCTGAAGTTTTGACTGGGAAGCCCCTTTTTCCTGGAAAGAATGTTGTTCACCAACTTGATCTGATAACTGATCTTCTCGGCACACCTTCAATGGATACCATTTCTCGA GTGCGTAATGAAAAGGCTAGGAGATATCTTACAAGCATGAGGAAGAAGCAACCTGTTTCCTTTGCGCAGAAATTTCCAAATGCTGATCCTTTGGCCATTCGACTATTGGAGAGGCTGCTTGCTTTTGATCCCAAGGACCGTCCAACTGCTGAAGAG GCACTAGGTGATCCTTATTTTCAGGGGTTGGCCAAAGTTGAGAGAGAACCGTCTTGCCCGCCAATTTCAAAGATGGAATTTGAATTTGAGAGGCGAAGGGTGACAAAGGAGGATGTGCGAGAGTTAATTTTCCGTGAGATACTAGAGTACCATCCTCAGCTGCTGAAGGATTACATTAACGGAATCGAGAGAACTCATTTTCTCTATCCTAG TGCTGTCGACCAATTTAAAAAGCAATTTGCTCATCTGGAAGAAAATGGTGGTAAAAGTGGACAGGTGATTCCACTTGACAGAAAGCATGTTTCTCTTCCTAG GTCTACTATTGTACATTCGAATACAATACCTCCTAAAGAGCCATTGATCATAGCAAATGCAGTAGATAGACGAAATGGTGAAGAGTTATGTAGCTGGAACTCTAGAGAGCTTGACGGGCTTCATAGTGGTTCATCAAGATCCTTACAACCACAACAAAGAATCATACAAG CTAAACCTGTGAAAGTTACCGTTCCTGTTTTGCCCTGCGAGAAAGGGAGTGCCATCAAAGATACCTACGATCCTAGAAATCTAGTTAGAAGTACAATCCTTCCCACCCAACCTCCTCCGTTAACTTACTATTACCATAGACACGGTACAGGAATGCCAGAAAGATCGGCAGCCAAGACAGAGAGAGAACTACCATCGGCACACAACAAACAAATACCAAACTGCAGTATGGCCTCCAAGTTAGCTGCCGATATAGCTTTAAACATAGATAGCAATCCATATTATATTGCTCGAGCAGGGGTGACTAAGGTGGACCATGTTGAGGATAGAGCTGTCATGATCGACACAAATCTGCTACAGTCGAAAGGTCAATACAGTTTGCTCggtgcagcagcagcagctacaAATATGTCTGCCCACAGAAAAGTTGGTGGGATTCAGCATGGTACGGCAAGGATGTACTCATGA